A stretch of the Prochlorococcus marinus str. MIT 0918 genome encodes the following:
- the rplK gene encoding 50S ribosomal protein L11, with translation MAKKTVAVIKLALQAGKANPAPPVGPALGQHGVNIMAFCKEYNARTQDKAGFVIPVEISVFEDRSFTFITKTPPASVLITKAAGIPKGSGESAKGQAGSINRAQLEEIAKTKLPDLNCNNIESAMRVIEGTARNMGVSITD, from the coding sequence ATGGCAAAGAAAACTGTAGCTGTGATCAAGTTAGCCCTGCAGGCTGGCAAAGCTAATCCAGCGCCTCCAGTTGGCCCAGCTTTAGGTCAACATGGAGTCAATATTATGGCATTCTGCAAAGAATACAATGCCAGAACTCAAGATAAAGCCGGTTTTGTTATCCCTGTTGAAATCTCTGTCTTTGAAGATAGAAGTTTTACTTTTATCACCAAAACCCCCCCTGCATCAGTCCTAATTACTAAGGCTGCAGGAATCCCTAAAGGATCAGGGGAATCAGCCAAGGGGCAAGCAGGTAGTATAAATCGTGCTCAGCTTGAAGAAATCGCCAAAACCAAATTGCCCGATCTCAATTGCAACAACATAGAATCAGCAATGAGGGTTATTGAAGGGACTGCTCGGAACATGGGCGTTTCCATAACGGATTAA
- the nusG gene encoding transcription termination/antitermination protein NusG, which yields MDLPNSQVEDEGISSAKTSIARWYAIQVASSCEKKVKATLEQRAVTLGVSNRIIEIEIPHTPAVKLKKDGSRQSTEEKVFPGYVLVRMILDEDTMMAVRSTPNVINFVGAEDRRSTGKGRGHIKPRPLSRQEVNRIFKRAAEKKTVVKLDLTEGDQIIVTSGPFKDFQGEVIEVSGERSKLKALLSIFGRETPVELEFSQINKQN from the coding sequence ATGGATCTACCTAATTCTCAAGTAGAAGACGAAGGTATTTCTTCAGCTAAAACCAGTATCGCAAGATGGTATGCAATTCAGGTTGCATCCAGTTGTGAAAAAAAAGTCAAAGCCACACTTGAACAAAGAGCAGTGACTCTGGGAGTTAGCAATAGAATTATAGAAATTGAAATTCCTCACACACCTGCTGTAAAATTAAAAAAAGATGGCAGTAGGCAATCTACCGAAGAAAAAGTATTCCCTGGATATGTACTTGTTCGAATGATCCTTGATGAAGACACTATGATGGCTGTTCGGAGCACTCCTAATGTAATTAATTTTGTTGGAGCTGAAGATCGTCGCTCTACTGGGAAAGGAAGAGGTCATATAAAACCAAGACCACTAAGCAGGCAAGAAGTAAATAGGATTTTCAAACGAGCAGCAGAAAAGAAAACTGTTGTTAAGCTTGATTTGACTGAAGGCGATCAAATTATTGTCACTTCAGGACCTTTTAAAGATTTCCAAGGCGAAGTAATAGAAGTCTCTGGAGAAAGAAGCAAACTAAAAGCTCTACTCTCAATTTTTGGAAGAGAAACTCCAGTAGAACTAGAATTCTCTCAAATTAATAAACAGAATTAA
- the secE gene encoding preprotein translocase subunit SecE has protein sequence MTSSTPQESPKPDSIDSEDKPSINKGFLSSTIDELKLVVWPSRQQLFSESIAVILMVSLSAASIAAVSRFYGWGASHIFR, from the coding sequence GTGACAAGTTCAACTCCTCAAGAAAGCCCAAAACCAGATTCTATTGATAGTGAAGATAAACCTTCAATTAACAAAGGTTTTCTTAGCTCAACTATCGATGAGTTAAAATTAGTTGTCTGGCCCAGTCGGCAACAACTTTTTAGTGAATCAATAGCCGTAATATTAATGGTTTCACTATCTGCAGCATCAATTGCAGCTGTAAGCCGTTTTTATGGTTGGGGCGCATCACACATTTTCCGTTGA
- a CDS encoding ATP-dependent Clp protease ATP-binding subunit — protein sequence MSKSLTTNPDCFSDDAWNLILASEEEAKRWRHEYLDIEHLLQVLFTERIYQETINALPINQAELLDKLEEFLASIETTKSNKLFVGEDLEILFDTANNFRCRWGSKFIEISHLLIAIGRDKRIGTEIFNELGLTSEILEGELRRLPKNIKSKKILNRNTTNSNFSIKNDQTREIKPSNIIRSDSVEIVKPLKIENQPSPLEIYGKDLTLAAKKGELDPVIGREEEIHLTIKVLSRRGKNNPILIGAPGVGKTAIAELLAQKIVVDEVPDSIKSLQLISLDIGALIAGAKFRGQFEERLRSILEEASKTKSGVVLFIDDLHTILSPERSSTDAGSILKPILAKGDIRCIGTTTPENYRRTIEKDQALNRRFQQIMIKEPNIDLSVEILRGIKERYESHHGVKITDEALIAANRFADRYISDRCLPDKAIDLIDEASAQLKMEANNKPKIILATESKINELELKLIDREKFSQLGEIENIEKEIDLTAIHLNNLLKKWKQEKELMEELNELNKDEEDTKVLLAKAEEEGNLEEAARLKNETLNDLKQKIYEINYSIENDNTLIKYQVEEEDIADIVARWTGIPVNKVLAGEKQKLLDLEKDLANKVIGQPEAVKAVAAAIKRARAGMKDKRRPIGSFLFLGPTGVGKTELAKTLAASLFDESEALIRLDMSEFMERNAVARLIGAPPGYVGYEEGGQLTESIRRKPYSVLLLDEIEKAHSDVFNILLQVLDDGRLTDSQGRTIDFRHTVVVMTSNLASRAILENAKLLQQQIQAENDLEANLDATIEKALNQQFRPEFLNRIDEIIRFSPINKENLKKIIQLQLIDLTNLLAEQNLEFRIDNATIEALALEAYEPEYGARPLSRILRRRIENPLATKLLEDKFIGAKAIRVITSDENPNSLEFLAEN from the coding sequence ATGTCCAAAAGCTTAACCACTAATCCTGACTGTTTTAGTGATGATGCATGGAATCTAATCCTTGCTAGCGAAGAAGAAGCAAAAAGGTGGAGACATGAATACTTAGATATAGAACACCTGCTTCAAGTCCTTTTTACAGAAAGAATCTATCAGGAAACAATTAATGCATTACCAATTAATCAAGCTGAACTTTTAGATAAGTTAGAAGAGTTTCTTGCAAGTATAGAAACTACAAAATCAAATAAATTATTTGTTGGGGAAGATCTAGAAATTCTTTTCGATACAGCAAATAATTTTCGCTGCAGGTGGGGTTCAAAGTTCATAGAGATATCACACTTACTTATAGCTATTGGAAGAGATAAAAGAATTGGTACTGAAATTTTTAACGAGTTAGGCCTCACTAGTGAAATTTTAGAAGGGGAATTAAGGCGGTTACCTAAAAATATCAAATCGAAGAAAATATTAAATAGAAATACTACGAATAGCAATTTTTCAATTAAAAATGATCAAACCAGGGAAATCAAACCGTCCAATATCATTAGGAGTGATTCAGTTGAGATTGTAAAACCATTAAAAATAGAAAATCAGCCTAGTCCATTAGAAATCTATGGGAAGGATCTTACTCTGGCAGCTAAAAAAGGAGAATTAGATCCTGTCATTGGTAGAGAAGAAGAAATTCATTTAACTATTAAAGTTTTATCTAGAAGAGGTAAAAATAATCCTATTTTAATTGGCGCACCAGGAGTAGGGAAAACAGCTATAGCTGAATTATTAGCACAAAAAATAGTAGTTGATGAAGTTCCTGATTCAATAAAATCTTTGCAACTTATTTCATTAGATATTGGTGCATTAATAGCAGGTGCAAAATTTAGAGGTCAATTTGAAGAAAGACTTAGATCTATTCTTGAAGAAGCAAGCAAAACGAAATCAGGTGTTGTTTTATTTATAGATGATTTGCATACAATTCTTAGTCCTGAAAGATCTAGTACTGATGCTGGAAGTATATTAAAACCAATTTTGGCCAAAGGAGATATTAGATGTATTGGTACAACTACTCCAGAAAATTATCGTAGAACAATTGAAAAAGATCAAGCATTGAACAGACGGTTCCAACAAATAATGATTAAAGAGCCAAATATTGACTTAAGTGTAGAGATTTTACGAGGAATTAAAGAGCGTTATGAGAGCCATCATGGAGTTAAAATTACTGATGAAGCTTTAATTGCTGCAAATCGTTTTGCAGACAGATATATAAGTGATCGTTGCCTGCCTGACAAAGCTATTGATCTGATTGATGAAGCATCAGCACAATTAAAGATGGAAGCTAATAACAAACCAAAGATTATTTTAGCAACTGAGTCTAAAATTAATGAGTTAGAACTTAAATTAATAGATAGAGAAAAATTTAGTCAATTAGGAGAAATAGAAAATATTGAGAAAGAAATAGATTTAACAGCTATACATCTAAATAATTTGCTTAAGAAATGGAAACAAGAAAAAGAACTAATGGAAGAATTAAATGAATTAAATAAAGATGAAGAAGACACTAAAGTATTACTCGCAAAAGCAGAAGAAGAAGGGAACCTGGAAGAGGCTGCAAGACTTAAAAATGAAACCTTAAATGATCTCAAACAAAAAATATATGAAATTAACTATTCTATTGAAAATGATAATACACTTATAAAATATCAAGTTGAAGAAGAAGATATTGCAGATATAGTTGCTCGTTGGACTGGAATACCGGTCAACAAAGTCCTTGCGGGAGAAAAACAAAAGCTATTGGACTTAGAAAAAGATTTGGCAAATAAAGTAATTGGCCAGCCTGAAGCTGTAAAAGCAGTTGCTGCAGCAATAAAAAGAGCTAGAGCCGGCATGAAAGACAAACGAAGACCTATAGGCTCCTTCCTCTTTTTAGGGCCTACAGGAGTAGGTAAAACAGAGCTTGCTAAAACTTTGGCTGCTTCATTATTTGACGAGTCTGAGGCACTGATAAGACTAGATATGAGTGAATTTATGGAAAGGAATGCTGTCGCAAGATTGATAGGCGCACCTCCTGGATATGTTGGATACGAAGAAGGTGGACAATTAACCGAATCAATTCGCCGAAAACCATATTCAGTTCTTTTGTTAGACGAAATAGAAAAAGCTCATTCAGATGTATTTAATATTCTTTTACAAGTCCTTGATGATGGACGATTAACTGATTCTCAAGGAAGAACGATTGACTTTCGCCATACTGTTGTTGTAATGACAAGCAATCTTGCAAGCAGAGCAATCTTAGAGAATGCGAAGTTATTACAACAACAAATCCAAGCTGAAAATGATCTTGAAGCAAACCTTGATGCAACTATTGAAAAAGCATTAAATCAACAATTTCGACCTGAGTTCTTAAATCGCATAGATGAAATCATTCGCTTTAGTCCTATTAACAAAGAGAATTTAAAGAAAATAATTCAACTTCAATTAATAGATCTCACAAATCTACTTGCTGAACAAAATTTAGAATTTCGAATTGATAACGCAACTATAGAAGCACTGGCGCTAGAGGCCTATGAACCTGAGTATGGAGCAAGACCTTTAAGCAGAATTCTTAGAAGGCGCATAGAAAATCCCTTAGCCACAAAATTATTAGAAGATAAATTTATAGGAGCAAAAGCTATTAGAGTAATAACTTCTGACGAAAATCCAAATTCTTTAGAATTTTTGGCAGAAAATTAA
- the gloA gene encoding lactoylglutathione lyase, whose amino-acid sequence MQILHTMLRVGDLEKSIWFYTKTLGMKLLRQKDYPAGRFTLAFLGYASEEEGTVLELTYNWDTKNYDLGNGFGHIALGVGNIYETCASIKKNGGTVTREPGPMKHGTTIIAFIEDPDGYKIELIEISSRNLNQ is encoded by the coding sequence ATGCAAATACTTCACACAATGCTGCGTGTTGGAGATTTAGAAAAATCCATTTGGTTTTATACCAAAACACTTGGCATGAAACTTTTAAGGCAAAAAGATTATCCCGCTGGTCGATTTACGCTTGCATTTTTAGGATATGCGTCAGAAGAGGAGGGCACAGTACTTGAACTTACTTACAACTGGGATACAAAGAATTATGATTTGGGCAATGGTTTTGGTCATATTGCTCTTGGAGTTGGAAATATATATGAAACATGTGCATCAATTAAAAAAAATGGTGGCACAGTAACTAGAGAACCTGGGCCAATGAAACATGGGACAACAATTATTGCCTTCATAGAAGATCCAGATGGCTACAAAATTGAATTAATTGAAATTTCCTCAAGAAATTTGAACCAATAA
- the eno gene encoding phosphopyruvate hydratase: MIDSLDLVIDTIFAREVLDSRGNPTVEAEVLLEGGAKGRAIVPSGASTGAYEAHELRDGGKRYMGKGVTKVVENIEERIAPSLCGLSAFDQVTVDSVMQELDGTANKENLGANAILAVSIATARSAANALDMPLYRYLGNPMSTLLPVPLMNVINGGAHAANNLDFQEFMLVPHGAKTFRESLRIGVEVFHTLKNLLSDKGLSTAVGDEGGFAPNLSSNKAAGDLLVQAIEKAGFIPGEHVSLALDVASTEFFKDGFYSFGGSNFSSEEMIEELKVLVNSYPIISIEDGLAEDDWDGWEILTRELGGKIQLVGDDLFVTNSTRLSKGIDKNIANSILIKVNQIGSLTETLQAIDLATRSGYTSVISHRSGETEDTTIADLAVATRAGQIKTGSLSRSERVAKYNQLLRIEDELGAQAVYAGSKGLGPRGKAI; encoded by the coding sequence GTGATTGATTCTCTTGATCTAGTAATTGATACAATCTTTGCGAGAGAGGTTCTAGACTCAAGGGGGAATCCCACTGTTGAGGCTGAAGTTTTACTAGAAGGAGGAGCAAAGGGAAGAGCAATTGTCCCCAGTGGCGCAAGTACAGGGGCCTATGAGGCCCATGAACTTAGAGATGGTGGCAAAAGATATATGGGGAAGGGAGTTACAAAAGTAGTTGAAAATATTGAAGAACGTATAGCTCCTTCTCTTTGCGGTTTATCAGCGTTTGATCAAGTTACTGTTGATTCTGTAATGCAGGAGCTCGATGGAACCGCTAATAAAGAGAATCTTGGAGCAAATGCAATCCTTGCTGTAAGTATTGCTACGGCAAGATCTGCAGCTAATGCTCTTGATATGCCTCTCTATCGTTACTTGGGCAATCCTATGTCTACATTATTGCCGGTGCCATTAATGAATGTAATTAATGGAGGTGCTCATGCTGCCAACAATCTTGACTTTCAAGAATTTATGTTAGTTCCTCATGGTGCTAAGACTTTTCGAGAATCGTTGAGGATAGGCGTGGAAGTTTTTCATACTCTAAAAAATCTTCTGAGTGATAAGGGTTTATCTACAGCAGTTGGAGATGAAGGTGGTTTTGCTCCAAATCTTTCAAGTAATAAAGCGGCAGGGGATTTGCTTGTTCAAGCAATAGAGAAAGCTGGTTTTATTCCGGGAGAACATGTTTCATTAGCTTTGGATGTGGCCAGTACTGAATTTTTCAAAGATGGTTTTTATAGCTTTGGAGGCAGTAATTTTTCTAGTGAAGAAATGATAGAAGAGTTAAAAGTGTTAGTTAATTCTTATCCAATCATTTCTATAGAAGATGGATTGGCTGAGGATGATTGGGACGGATGGGAAATTTTGACTAGGGAATTAGGTGGAAAAATTCAACTTGTTGGAGATGATTTATTTGTTACCAACTCAACTCGTTTAAGTAAAGGAATTGACAAGAATATAGCTAATTCTATTCTTATAAAAGTCAATCAGATTGGCTCTCTAACAGAGACCTTGCAAGCTATAGATCTTGCAACTAGATCAGGATATACAAGTGTTATTAGTCATAGAAGTGGTGAGACAGAGGATACCACTATTGCAGACCTTGCCGTTGCGACAAGGGCTGGACAAATAAAAACTGGTTCATTAAGTAGAAGTGAAAGGGTGGCGAAATATAATCAACTGCTTCGTATTGAAGATGAATTAGGAGCACAGGCAGTATATGCAGGATCCAAAGGGTTGGGACCAAGAGGAAAAGCGATTTGA
- a CDS encoding ABC1 kinase family protein, translating to MFLLLFFLWYDSQKWSYVTGFQIHKQEKRQKDRAKWLKQELLALGSAFIKLGQLISSRPDILPKSWIIELAGLQDKVPPFNFETVQSLLEIELGERCKEIIDLDEVPIAAASIAQVHKACLRSGRQVVFKIQRPGLENFFKLDLEVMKQVAVLLQKSKYFSKGRDWIAIADECKRVLLKELDFRIEAQYAARFRQQFLEDPQIKIPGVIWELSSQKVICLDYLPGIKINNQEEILKNGLNPKEIAERGASNYLKQLIEFGFFHADPHPGNLAISSDGSIIFYDFGMMGMVSDGLRERLGKMVRAAALKDASKLVKEFQESGLLEEGIDLGPVRRLIRIMLKERLTPPFGKDTIEKLSADLYELVYNQPFRLPVELIFVMRALSTFEGVGRSLDPSFNLIAITKPYLIPLMTSNNPNDLINEIGRQFGEIGTKAVGLPKRLDESLERLEQGDLQLQIRLGESDRQLRRMINAQQSMGQSILLGCLGISAALLGSSNKAIYSLLPIAIAFPITMGWLKLQLKIRKEEKLEKIQGNK from the coding sequence GTGTTTTTATTACTATTTTTTCTATGGTATGACTCTCAAAAATGGAGCTATGTAACTGGCTTTCAAATTCACAAACAAGAAAAACGGCAAAAGGACAGAGCTAAATGGCTCAAACAAGAACTACTTGCTCTTGGCTCTGCATTTATAAAGCTTGGCCAATTAATCTCATCAAGACCTGATATCTTGCCCAAAAGTTGGATTATCGAATTAGCAGGCTTACAAGATAAAGTCCCACCATTTAACTTTGAGACAGTTCAAAGTTTATTAGAAATCGAATTAGGCGAACGCTGTAAAGAAATTATTGATCTGGATGAGGTCCCCATTGCTGCAGCATCAATTGCACAAGTTCATAAAGCATGCTTACGAAGTGGAAGACAAGTCGTTTTCAAGATTCAACGCCCTGGGTTAGAAAACTTCTTCAAGCTTGATCTTGAGGTCATGAAACAAGTTGCGGTTTTACTTCAAAAAAGTAAATATTTCAGCAAAGGTCGTGATTGGATAGCGATCGCAGATGAATGTAAAAGAGTTTTACTTAAAGAACTAGATTTTCGAATAGAAGCTCAATATGCAGCAAGGTTTCGACAACAATTTCTAGAAGATCCACAAATTAAAATTCCTGGAGTGATATGGGAATTAAGCTCACAAAAAGTTATCTGCTTAGATTATCTCCCTGGTATTAAAATCAATAATCAAGAGGAAATTTTAAAGAATGGTCTAAACCCTAAAGAAATTGCAGAACGAGGAGCATCCAACTATTTAAAACAACTTATTGAATTTGGTTTTTTTCATGCAGATCCACATCCTGGAAATTTAGCTATTTCTTCTGATGGCTCAATTATCTTTTATGACTTTGGAATGATGGGAATGGTCTCAGATGGTTTAAGAGAAAGACTTGGTAAAATGGTACGTGCTGCAGCATTAAAAGATGCCTCAAAACTAGTAAAAGAATTTCAGGAAAGTGGCCTACTTGAAGAAGGTATAGATTTAGGCCCTGTAAGAAGATTAATTAGAATAATGCTAAAAGAGCGTCTGACTCCTCCATTTGGCAAAGATACTATTGAAAAATTATCGGCAGATCTTTATGAATTAGTTTACAATCAGCCTTTTAGACTACCTGTTGAACTAATTTTTGTTATGCGCGCCCTCTCCACTTTTGAAGGAGTAGGAAGAAGTCTTGACCCAAGCTTTAATTTAATAGCGATAACAAAGCCATACTTAATTCCTCTCATGACATCAAACAATCCTAATGATCTCATTAATGAAATAGGTAGACAATTTGGTGAAATAGGGACGAAAGCTGTTGGTTTGCCAAAGCGTTTAGATGAAAGCCTTGAAAGACTTGAACAAGGAGACCTTCAACTTCAAATAAGACTGGGTGAGTCTGACAGGCAACTTCGTAGAATGATTAATGCGCAACAATCAATGGGGCAATCTATTTTACTTGGATGTCTTGGAATATCAGCAGCACTTTTAGGTTCTAGCAATAAGGCTATTTATTCATTATTACCTATCGCTATTGCGTTCCCAATAACAATGGGTTGGTTAAAGTTGCAATTGAAAATTAGAAAAGAAGAAAAACTTGAAAAAATTCAAGGTAACAAGTAA
- a CDS encoding NAD(P)/FAD-dependent oxidoreductase, producing the protein METIETDVVIVGGGPAGCSCALYTSRADLKTVILDKNPSVGALAITHQIANYPGVPTDMSGEDLLNLMRDQAVKYGTDYRRAQVFGVDVNGDWKTVYTPEGTFKGRALVLASGAMGRPASFKGEAEFLGRGVSYCATCDGAFYRNREVAVVGVNKEAIEEANVLTKFASTVHWITSSDPKADDAHAQSLIKQSNVKHWSRTRLLEIQGNDQGVSGILLKNRAKEENQLVSTEGVFVYMSGSKPITDFLGDQIALKEDGGVVVDDFMSTTSEGVWAIGDIRNTPFKQAVVAASDGCIAAMAIDRFLNSRKSIRVDWVHT; encoded by the coding sequence TTGGAAACAATTGAAACAGATGTGGTGATAGTAGGAGGTGGCCCAGCTGGTTGCAGCTGTGCTCTTTACACATCAAGAGCAGATCTAAAGACAGTTATTTTAGATAAGAACCCTTCGGTTGGAGCTCTTGCCATTACGCATCAAATTGCAAATTATCCTGGAGTCCCAACGGATATGAGCGGAGAAGATTTATTGAATTTGATGAGAGACCAAGCTGTTAAATATGGTACAGATTACCGTCGAGCACAGGTTTTTGGAGTCGATGTCAATGGGGATTGGAAAACCGTATATACACCAGAGGGAACTTTTAAGGGAAGAGCGCTAGTTCTTGCTAGTGGCGCCATGGGCAGGCCAGCTTCTTTCAAGGGTGAAGCCGAATTCTTAGGACGAGGTGTTAGTTATTGCGCTACTTGTGACGGAGCTTTTTATAGAAATCGAGAAGTTGCTGTAGTTGGAGTTAATAAAGAGGCGATTGAAGAAGCCAATGTTTTGACTAAATTTGCATCTACTGTTCATTGGATTACATCAAGTGACCCTAAAGCAGATGATGCCCATGCTCAAAGTTTAATAAAACAATCTAATGTAAAACATTGGAGTAGAACTAGGTTGCTCGAAATACAAGGTAATGATCAAGGCGTGTCAGGAATCCTTTTGAAAAATCGAGCTAAAGAGGAGAATCAATTAGTTTCTACTGAAGGTGTATTTGTTTATATGAGTGGCTCTAAACCTATTACTGACTTTTTAGGGGATCAAATTGCATTGAAAGAGGATGGAGGTGTTGTAGTCGATGACTTTATGTCTACTACTTCTGAAGGAGTTTGGGCAATTGGTGATATTAGAAATACTCCTTTTAAGCAAGCTGTTGTCGCTGCATCAGATGGATGCATAGCTGCTATGGCTATTGATAGATTTTTGAATAGTCGTAAATCTATTCGTGTGGATTGGGTTCACACCTGA
- a CDS encoding P-II family nitrogen regulator, which produces MKRLDLIFSERELDAILTALENAGAPGYTVMKHATGRGPETIVSEDMEFSGLGANAHVIVFCDEDIINKTRENIKSILNYYGGVAYVSEATPL; this is translated from the coding sequence ATGAAAAGATTAGATCTTATCTTTAGCGAGAGAGAATTAGACGCAATTCTAACTGCTCTTGAAAATGCAGGAGCACCAGGCTATACAGTCATGAAACATGCTACTGGCAGAGGCCCTGAAACAATAGTTTCAGAAGATATGGAATTCTCAGGATTAGGAGCTAATGCACACGTAATAGTTTTTTGCGATGAAGATATTATTAATAAAACAAGAGAAAATATAAAGTCTATATTGAATTATTATGGTGGTGTTGCCTATGTATCCGAGGCAACTCCATTATAA
- a CDS encoding sodium-dependent bicarbonate transport family permease, translating into METNLVLQNVLTPPVLFFFLGIVAVVLRSDLEIPAPLPKLFSLYLLLAIGFKGGMELESSGLGGQVLPTVGSAIIMSLVIPLICFVILRLKLDVFNSAAIAAAYGSISAVTFITAESFLESQNIPFDGFMVAALALMESPAIIVGLILVKIAGTKNRRPDSRPMKWRTILRESVLNGSVYLLLGSLLIGFLTAAHNPSGVEKMQPFTGKLFYGAECFFLLDMGIVAAQRLPGLRKAGSFLIFFAVLIPLFNALLGIAVAKALVLGPGNALLFAVLCASASYLAVPAAMRMTVPEAKASYYISTTLGLTFPFNIVIGIPLYMGLVNTFIPS; encoded by the coding sequence ATGGAGACTAATCTTGTCTTACAAAATGTACTTACTCCTCCTGTCCTTTTCTTTTTCTTAGGAATAGTTGCTGTTGTTCTTCGCTCTGATCTAGAGATTCCAGCACCATTACCAAAACTATTTTCTTTATATCTACTTTTAGCAATTGGTTTTAAGGGGGGCATGGAACTTGAAAGCAGTGGGTTAGGGGGTCAAGTATTACCTACTGTTGGTTCAGCTATAATTATGTCTCTTGTCATTCCATTAATTTGTTTTGTAATTCTCAGACTTAAGCTTGATGTATTCAATTCAGCAGCTATTGCAGCAGCTTACGGATCAATAAGTGCAGTTACTTTTATAACAGCTGAAAGTTTTTTAGAAAGTCAAAATATACCTTTTGACGGTTTTATGGTTGCTGCTCTTGCACTAATGGAATCGCCGGCAATTATTGTTGGTCTTATTTTAGTAAAGATAGCAGGCACAAAAAATCGAAGGCCAGATTCAAGACCAATGAAATGGAGAACGATATTAAGAGAGTCTGTTCTCAATGGATCAGTTTATTTACTTCTTGGCAGTCTATTAATTGGATTTTTAACTGCAGCACATAATCCAAGCGGTGTTGAAAAAATGCAACCATTTACCGGCAAGTTATTTTATGGCGCAGAGTGCTTCTTCCTGCTTGATATGGGTATAGTCGCTGCCCAAAGACTACCTGGTTTAAGAAAAGCAGGATCATTTCTAATATTTTTTGCTGTACTAATACCTCTATTTAATGCATTATTGGGAATAGCTGTCGCAAAAGCATTAGTGTTAGGTCCTGGTAATGCTTTATTATTTGCTGTTCTTTGTGCAAGTGCATCATATCTTGCAGTACCAGCAGCTATGCGCATGACCGTTCCTGAAGCCAAAGCAAGTTATTACATTTCAACTACTCTTGGTTTAACATTTCCTTTTAATATAGTTATTGGAATTCCACTATATATGGGATTAGTGAACACATTTATTCCTTCTTAG